The Flexivirga oryzae DNA window AGTCTTGCGCCTTCCGGTCTCCGGAGCAGTAGTGTCGGTGGGCCCCAATTATCGTCACGTTTCGGAGATGAAATATGCATCGTCGTGCTGCACTGATCGCTGCGGTCACGGTGGCGACAACCGCCCCCGCGCTCGCACTCGCGCCGACTGCGACGGCCAAACCGGGTCACCACCCGCCGGCCGCCTCCACGAACCATCAGATGGTCAAGTCGCTCTCCTCCTGGGTCGACAAGCACCTCACACCGCGCACCCACTTCATGATGGCACCGGATGGCTCTAGCGGCAAAACCCAAGGTGGAGAGGGGATTCCGAACATCGACTCGGTGAAGGCGACGATTCGGGCCTACTACAACGCCGACTCCAACGGCATCGCGAGCAAGACGTCGTCGCCATACCGCACCGAGATGCAGCGGATCCTCGCCAAGGAGACCAAGAAGCTCAAGGCGCTCTACCGACAGAGCTCCCGGCACGGCAAGAAGCCGGCCATCGTCTTCGACGCCGACGACACGACGCTGATGACGTACGACATGGAAGACGGCGCCATGCACTTCAACTACAACCCTGCGCTGCAGGACGTGTGGGTGCAGAGCGAGAAGTTCCCCGCCACACCGGGCATGGTCGCGTTCGTCACGGCCGCCAAGCGGGTCGGCTTCACGATCTTCGGGGTCACCGGTCGCAACGACGACCAGAAGAAGGCCACGGTGGAGAACCTGGCCAACGACGGCTACCGCGGCTTCACCCTCGACCGCTTCTACACCAAGTGGACCGGCGTGGGCGACAGCCAGCAGCCGAACTACATCAAGTGCGCGACGAGCTCCTGCACCACCGTGGAGTTCAAGGCGGGCACCCGCAAGCACATCGAGTCGATGGGTTACGACATCGCCCTCAACGTCGGCGACCAGTTCTCCGACCTCCAGGGTGGTTACGCAGACCACTACCTGAAGCTGCCGAACCCGACCTACTACCTGCCGTCCCCCGACCTGCCCGGTGTCAGCGAGCCGTGGCTGTCGCCACGGACCCACTTCACCATGAAGCCGGACGGGTCCAGCGGTAAAACCCAAGGCGGAGAAGGCATTCCGAACATCGACTCGGTGAAGTCGACGATCCGCACCTACTACAACGCGGACTCCAACGGCATCGCCAACCCGACCACCTCGCCGTACCGGACCGAGATGGCGAAGCTGACCTCGAGCGTCACGCCGCTGCTCTCGACGGCCTGCTGGTTCGGGAAGCTGTTCGGCGTCAACCCGGCCATCGTGCTCGACGCGGACGACACGACCTTGATGACGTATGACATGGAAGACGGCGCCATGAAGTTCAACTACGACCCCGCGCTGCAGGACGTGTGGGTGCAGAACGAGCAGTTCCCGGCCACCCCGGGCATGGTCGCGATGGTCAATGCCGCGAGCAAGGCCGGGTGCACGCTGATCGGGCTCACCGGCCGCAACGACGACCAGAAGGCCGCCACGCTCGGCAACCTGAGCAAGGTCGGCTACACCGGCTTCACCAACGCCAACTACTACACCAAGTGGACGGGCGTCGGTGACAGCCAGCAGCCGTCATACATCAAGTGCGCGGCCGCCAAGTGCACGACGATCGAGTACAAGTCGCAGACCCGGGCGCACGTCGAGACGCGCTCCGGCGGCAACTACACGATCATCGCGAACTTCGGTGACCAGTTCAGCGACCTGATCGGCGGCCACGCCCTGGTGCCGGTCAAGCTCCCGAACCCGACGTACTACCTCCCGTAACCCCACCGCTCCTCTTTGCCGAGAGGACAAGCAATACCCGAGAGGACAAGCAAAACAGCCCGTTCCGTGGCGTTTTGCTTGTCCTCTCGGCGTGATGTTGTCCTGTCGGGAGCGATGTCGTCCCCTCGGTCGGCGGTACGTTGGACGACATGCTCGGTCAGGGGAGATCCGCGGTTGCCGCGTGCGCTGCCGCTGCAGTGCTGCTTGCCGGTTGCGCAGGTGCGTCGAAGCCGTCCGTGACCGCCGCTGCGCCGGGCACCGCAGCATCGGGCACCGCAGCAACGGCGCCGACGAGCACCGAGGTGTCCTTCGACGCCCAGGGCACGACGACCTACGCGACGCTCGAAGAGCCCGCGCACCCGAGCGGCCGGAAGCTGCCGGCCGCACTGCTCATCGCCGGCAGCGGCCCGACGGACCGCAACGGCAACCCGAAGACCGGCGAAAGCCCGGACACCTTGCGGCTGGTCGCGGATCTGCTTGCCCGACAAGGCATTGCGTCACTGCGCTTCGACAAGTACTTCTCCGGCAAGACCGGTGCGGGGCGGTTCGCCGGGAAGGCCTCCACCATCACCGTCGACGACTTCCTGGATCAAGCGACTGCGGCATACAGTTTCCTGCGCGGCCGGCCCGGCATCGATCCCGGCAAGCTGCTGCTGGTCGGTCACAGCCAGGGCGGCAAGTACGCGCTCGTGCTGGCGAATTCGCTCTCCCCGCGCCCGGCCGGACTCTGCCTACTGGAGCCGGGCGACCTGCGGCTGCTCACCGTCCACGAGTTGCAGCTCGACGAGCACATCGCCGGCTGGGTCAGGTCCGGAGCGCTCACCTCCGCCGCGGGCAGGCAGAACTCCCGCCTGGTCCACGCACAGATCGTGAGCTTCCGCACGACCGGATCGGCCACCACGTCGGGTATGGCGCCCCAGGTGGCACGCGCTTTCACGAGCGTCATCAATCCGAACAACGCCGCGTACTCCCGCAGCGACGACGAACTC harbors:
- a CDS encoding HAD family acid phosphatase, translated to MHRRAALIAAVTVATTAPALALAPTATAKPGHHPPAASTNHQMVKSLSSWVDKHLTPRTHFMMAPDGSSGKTQGGEGIPNIDSVKATIRAYYNADSNGIASKTSSPYRTEMQRILAKETKKLKALYRQSSRHGKKPAIVFDADDTTLMTYDMEDGAMHFNYNPALQDVWVQSEKFPATPGMVAFVTAAKRVGFTIFGVTGRNDDQKKATVENLANDGYRGFTLDRFYTKWTGVGDSQQPNYIKCATSSCTTVEFKAGTRKHIESMGYDIALNVGDQFSDLQGGYADHYLKLPNPTYYLPSPDLPGVSEPWLSPRTHFTMKPDGSSGKTQGGEGIPNIDSVKSTIRTYYNADSNGIANPTTSPYRTEMAKLTSSVTPLLSTACWFGKLFGVNPAIVLDADDTTLMTYDMEDGAMKFNYDPALQDVWVQNEQFPATPGMVAMVNAASKAGCTLIGLTGRNDDQKAATLGNLSKVGYTGFTNANYYTKWTGVGDSQQPSYIKCAAAKCTTIEYKSQTRAHVETRSGGNYTIIANFGDQFSDLIGGHALVPVKLPNPTYYLP
- a CDS encoding alpha/beta hydrolase family protein, with product MTAAAPGTAASGTAATAPTSTEVSFDAQGTTTYATLEEPAHPSGRKLPAALLIAGSGPTDRNGNPKTGESPDTLRLVADLLARQGIASLRFDKYFSGKTGAGRFAGKASTITVDDFLDQATAAYSFLRGRPGIDPGKLLLVGHSQGGKYALVLANSLSPRPAGLCLLEPGDLRLLTVHELQLDEHIAGWVRSGALTSAAGRQNSRLVHAQIVSFRTTGSATTSGMAPQVARAFTSVINPNNAAYSRSDDELVPATYAAKLPSSTKVLMTDGTRDSKIPPSSTGPLVSALRRAHVSGPGYRLIKGIDHDLHLADQPDSTQVLAPAVVDVIDSWSKEF